One Antennarius striatus isolate MH-2024 chromosome 17, ASM4005453v1, whole genome shotgun sequence genomic window carries:
- the LOC137610484 gene encoding uncharacterized protein, translating to MMRPKDLHQGSGTKTFLDAMHGGKVHLARFILDALDGRIINSKTENSRTPLMYAVCLPDLGTRAKFTRLLLEKGADVNCRDEDGRTALSHACEMGHLDVVKLLVQFNADPDISDAWGNSALMYAAYSGHSQILEFLVRAFKRLGLRLDRTNNAGHSATEVANFFGHNQCVQILNIPSRRIVGTEDPFADSSTIGEGEFRLPNRLPKHVLERFSKQLNKNDDQLPGVFQKHLKIGDSSGLWNRFKCHINQSQEDSHRHSWALPPQIEKSVTEGDHSILFTGKQLQNCQLRELRGAKTLNSLCDPSQKNVSRDTGLPEQTPVSIPLWGKAKSFNLDLLSSRKQSCQGDVRDMSLSTSKLKRASLQDERCLIDKMECQGNSRDLTNETDKTVSVPKPFLSSNSQPVRALEDNMKEREANDIAPSSKREQQKRGSFDPTARHNKLLFARGDMESGKTPSHTQGFMGLGTRLLRRFTAPEFMRMVIDCSSGTSNVRGRMSRSETFPLPQTHQQVNSQPSVDSISGVKCEFESCSTLSTLNQDKSNV from the coding sequence ATGATGCGACCGAAAGACTTGCATCAGGGCTCTGGCACTAAGACTTTTCTGGACGCCATGCATGGTGGTAAAGTGCACTTGGCGCGCTTTATCCTGGATGCCTTGGATGGACGTATCATCAActcaaagacagaaaacagccGCACCCCACTCATGTATGCCGTCTGCCTACCAGACCTTGGGACCAGGGCTAAATTCACCCGTCTACTTCTGGAGAAAGGTGCTGACGTTAACTGTCGAGATGAGGATGGCCGCACAGCTCTGAGCCATGCTTGTGAGATGGGTCACCTGGATGTGGTCAAGCTCCTTGTGCAGTTCAATGCTGACCCAGACATTTCTGATGCCTGGGGTAACAGTGCTTTAATGTATGCTGCTTACTCTGGGCACAGCCAGATTCTGGAGTTTCTGGTCCGGGCATTCAAAAGACTGGGACTGAGGCTGGACAGAACCAATAATGCTGGTCACTCAGCCACTGAGGTGGCCAACTTTTTTGGACACAATCAATGTGTGCAGATTCTGAACATCCCTAGTCGAAGGATTGTCGGCACAGAGGATCCATTTGCTGATTCAAGTACCATTGGTGAAGGAGAGTTTCGCCTGCCCAACAGGCTCCCCAAGCATGTTCTGGAGAGATTTTCCAAACagttgaataaaaatgacgACCAACTGCCTGGGGTATTTCAGAAACACCTGAAGATTGGAGATAGCAGTGGGCTCTGGAACCGGTTCAAATGTCACATTAACCAGTCTCAAGAGGACAGCCATCGCCACAGCTGGGCTTTGCCTCCTCAAATAGAGAAAAGTGTGACTGAGGGGGATCATAGCATTCTCTTCACCGGCAAACAACTGCAAAACTGCCAGCTTAGAGAGTTAAGGGGGGCTAAAACACTGAACTCCCTGTGTGACCCAAGCCAAAAAAATGTCAGCAGAGACACTGGACTCCCAGAACAAACACCAGTAAGCATACCTCTTTGGGGAAAGGCAAAGTCATTTAACCTAGACCTCTTGAGCAGCAGAAAGCAGTCCTGTCAGGGTGATGTCCGTGACATGAGCCTGTCAACCAGCAAATTAAAGAGAGCCTCGCTGCAAGATGAGAGATGTCTGATAGATAAGATGGAATGTCAAGGGAACTCTCGGGATCTGACAAACGAAACTGACAAAACTGTCTCAGTGCCAAAACCTTTTTTAAGCAGCAATAGTCAACCCGTGAGAGCACTTGAGGACaacatgaaagagagagaagctAATGATATAGCTCCATCAAGCAAAAGAGAGCAGCAGAAGAGGGGAAGCTTTGACCCTACTGCCAGACACAACAAACTGCTGTTTGCCAGAGGGGATATGGAGTCAGGGAAGACACCAAGCCATACGCAGGGGTTCATGGGTCTGGGGACCAGACTACTGCGTCGTTTCACTGCACCAGAGTTCATGAGGATGGTGATAGACTGTTCGTCAGGCACCTCAAATGTCCGAGGGCGAATGTCCCGTTCGGAAACCTTCCCTCTCCCTCAGACACATCAGCAGGTAAACAGCCAGCCGAGCGTTGACAGCATCAGTGGAGTGAAATGTGAGTTTGAAAGCTGCTCAACTCTATCCACCCTCAATCAGGATAAAAGCAATGTCTAG
- the LOC137611068 gene encoding serine/threonine-protein kinase PAK 6, which yields MFRKKKKKRPEISAPKNFEHRVHTSFDAKHGCFVGLPTQWQSLIENLRRPKPMVDPSRITEVELRPKKTIVRGSMIGHGEYIAAIINDMSRLSVTSSNSLRKSSPSARKRAQSLGRLGEVNEGDPYQYEGLIQDNEDDEDTGLDQWKEKTRNIHSETNTPYLGMKKSITLQPNGILPKAKSTYEVSISPLEGPPLLAQSQNVPVSHGFMSAELGSPQERLIWKRDFQLPRGIPPSQRPIACFYSPAMTIQQPPGDPATVSTELRPTLQMYMHPQNSPGRPFSSYDLKADSMVRYHSGFLPTGDSSPLVGGIRPQRTVRSSASYTLGLSPNMGLRPNGPDPFLRHSGCPNPPYPRQDSPSQPRPSPTGSLATSPQGTCSPAFRPPQHPSPRPPPDPPKVTHEQFKAALQMVVDKGDPRSYLENFIKIGEGSTGVVCIATEKHSGRQVAVKMMDLRRQQRRELLFNEVVIMRDYQHRNVVEMFKSALVEEELWVIMEYLQGGALTNIVSEIRLSEEQIATVCEAVLQALAYLHSQGVIHRDIKSDSILLTLDGRVKLSDFGFCAQISKDIPKRKSLVGTPYWMAPEVISKSPYGTEVDVWSMGIMVVEMVDGEPPYFSETPVAAMKRLRDELAPTVRNVSQISPVLKDFLGRMLTRDPLERASATDLLEHPFLLQSGSPQCLVPLVEQYRKRMSRC from the exons ATGTTtcgcaaaaagaaaaagaagaggccTGAGATATCAGCGCCCAAGAACTTTGAACATCGTGTCCACACCTCATTTGATGCCAAGCATGGTTGCTTTGTGGGCCTGCCGACCCAATGGCAAAGCCTGATAGAGAACCTGCGCAGGCCCAAACCAATGGTAGACCCCTCCAGGATCACAGAAGTGGAACTGAGGCCAAAGAAG ACTATTGTGCGTGGGAGCATGATCGGTCATGGAGAATACATCGCAGCCATAATCAACGACATGAGCCGACTCTCTGTGACCAGCTCCAACTCTCTGCGGAAGAGCAGTCCCTCCGCCAGGAAGAGAGCCCAGTCTCTGGGAAGGCTGGGGGAAGTGAATGAGGGAGACCCTTACCAGTATGAGGGCCTGATCCAGgataatgaagatgatgaggatacAGGTCTAGACCAGTGGAAGGAAAAGACCAGGAATATCCACAGTGAGACCAACACTCCTTACTTAGGTATGAAGAAGAGCATCACTCTGCAGCCCAATGGGATCTTACCAAAAGCCAAGTCCACCTACGAAGTTAGCATTAGTCCCCTGGAAGGACCCCCGCTGCTGGCCCAGTCCCAGAACGTCCCAGTCAGTCATGGTTTTATGAGTGCAGAGCTGGGCAGTCCTCAAGAGAGACTGATATGGAAGAGAGACTTTCAGCTGCCTAGAGGAATACCACCAAGTCAGAGACCTATAGCTTGTTTTTACAGCCCAGCTATGACTATACAGCAGCCCCCTGGGGATCCAGCAACAGTCTCTACAGAGCTCCGGCCCACATTACAGATGTACATGCACCCACAGAACAGCCCTGGGCGACCATTCTCCTCCTATGACCTGAAA GCAGATTCAATGGTGAGGTACCACTCTGGCTTCCTGCCCACCGGTGACAGTAGTCCTCTTGTGGGTGGCATCAGGCCCCAGAGGACTGTGCGCTCCTCGGCTAGCTACACACTGGGCTTGTCTCCCAACATGGGACTGAGGCCCAATGGTCCTGACCCGTTCCTTAGGCACTCTGGATGCCCAAACCCTCCCTACCCCCGACAGGACAGCCCTTCTCAGCCTCGACCCTCCCCTACAGGTTCATTAGCCACCAGTCCTCAAGGCACCTGCTCCCCTGCTTTCAGACCACCACAACATCCTTCACCCAGGCCACCACCAGACCCCCCCAAAGTCACCCATGAACAATTCAAGGCAGCCCTGCAGATGGTGGTGGACAAGGGCGATCCAAGGTCTTACCTGGAGAACTTCATCAAGATTGGGGAGGGCTCCACGGGGGTGGTCTGTATTGCCACAGAGAAGCACAGTGGCAGGCAGGTGGCAGTGAAAATGATGGACTTGCGGCGGCAACAGAGAAGAGAGCTACTCTTTAATGAG GTTGTCATCATGAGGGACTATCAACACAGGAATGTGGTGGAAATGTTTAAATCTgctctggtggaggaggagctgtggGTCATCATGGAGTACCTGCAGGGTGGAGCGCTGACCAACATCGTCTCTGAAATAAG ACTAAGTGAAGAACAGATTGCCACAGTGTGTGAAGCCGTTCTCCAGGCCCTGGCCTACCTTCATTCACAGGGTGTCATCCACAGAGACATCAAGAGTGACTCTATACTCCTCACATTAGACGGAAGG GTCAAGCTATCAGACTTTGGTTTCTGTGCTCAGATCAGCAAGGACATCCCTAAGCGGAAATCTCTTGTGGGAACACCCTATTGGATGGCTCCCGAGGTCATTTCCAAATCGCCATATGGCACCGAG GTGGATGTTTGGTCTATGGGAATCATGGTGGTGGagatggtagatggagagcccCCCTATTTCAGTGAAACCCCTGTGGCAGCGATGAAGAGACTGAGGGATGAGCTGGCTCCAACTGTACGAAACGTCAGCCAG ATCTCCCCGGTTCTAAAAGACTTCCTGGGCCGAATGCTGACTCGGGACCCCCTGGAGAGGGCCAGCGCCACTGACTTGCTGGAGCACCCCTTCCTGTTGCAGAGTGGCTCACCTCAGTGCCTGGTTCCACTTGTAGAGCAGTATCGCAAGCGCATGTCCCGTTGCTGA